One window from the genome of Podospora pseudocomata strain CBS 415.72m chromosome 6, whole genome shotgun sequence encodes:
- the HXT5_2 gene encoding hexose transporter hxt5 (COG:P; EggNog:ENOG503NU51) — MAGPRSLHETTDDEHSPKSGTPANVSAASLAAEQRITGVAILLGAVASIGGFMFGYVSGQISGFFDMEDYGRRFGEFNVLTGKYDFSAPRQGAIVGLLPAGCLFGSLIAGRIADTLGRRMAISVTAVFCCVGNIIEISSSSSWAQFAVGRLVTGFGIGALSVAVPMYQSESAPAKIRGVLISCYQLFITLGIWVAEMINYGTHTMSNSGSWRIPNGLSFLWSLILGVGILFLPESPRFAYRVGREEEARRSIARLAGLDERAASVNQQIDEIKAKLDEERAGAQTSWYEIFTGPRMLYRTLLGITLQAGQQLTGANFFFYYGTTIFRATGLSDSYVTQIILGSVNVGCTFGGLYIVKKCGRRNALMGGALWMMVCFFVYSFVGRFKLDPINPANTPTAGNVLIVFSCLFIAAFATTWGPLVWVVTAELYPAKYRAPAMAIATASNWLWNFLMSFFTRFITDSIGYLYGLVFAGCCAALVLIVFFFLVESKDRSLEEIDTMYMLHVNPITSAKWSEDMVPSSSASDEKQTAHMEKSDKQIP; from the exons ATGGCGGGACCAAGATCGCTCCACGAGACGACGGACGATGAGCATTCGCCCAAGTCTGGCACCCCGGCCAACGTCTCGGCCGCTTCACTGGCTGCCGAGCAGCGCATCACCGGCGTTGCCATCCTACTAGGCGCTGTTGCCAGTATTGGTGGTTTTATGTTTGGCTATGTGAG CGGTCAAATCTCGGGCTTTTTCGATATGGAAGACTACGGCAGACGCTTTGGTGAATTCAACGTCCTCACTGGCAAATACGACTTCAGCGCTCCCAGACAAGGGGCCATAGTCGGCCTATTACCGGCCGGCTGCTTGTTTGGTTCGCTCATCGCCGGCCGCATCGCCGATACCTTGGGTCGCCGCATGGCTATCTCGGTCACTGCCGTCTTCTGCTGCGTTGGAAACATCATTGAAATCTCTTCGTCGAGCTCATGGGCTCAATTCGCTGTCGGTCGCCTCGTCACTGGTTTTGGTATTGGTGCTCTCTCGGTTGCGGTACCCATGTACCAGTCCGAGTCGGCCCCTGCCAAGATCAGAGGTGTTCTTATCTCGTGCTACCAactcttcatcaccctcggCATCTGGGTTGCTGAGATGATCAACTATGGCACCCACACCATGTCCAACTCTGGCTCGTGGCGCATTCCCAACGGTCTGTCGTTCCTTTGGTCGCTCATCCTCGGTGTTGGtatcctcttccttcccgAGTCCCCCCGCTTCGCCTACCGTGTTGGCCGCGAAGAGGAGGCGCGCAGGAGTATCGCTCGTCTTGCTGGCCTCGATGAGAGGGCCGCCTCTGTCAACCAACAAATCGATGAGATCAAGGCCAAGCTTGATGAGGAGAGAGCCGGTGCCCAGACGAGCTGGTACGAGATCTTCACTGGTCCCCGCATGCTCTACCGTACCCTTCTTGGTATAACTCTCCAG GCTGGTCAACAATTGACGGGTgccaacttcttcttctacTACGGTACCACCATCTTCCGTGCCACCGGTCTTAGCGACAGCTACGTTACCCAGATTATTCTCGGTTCCGTCAACGTTGGTTGCACCTTTGGCGGTCTCTACATTGTCAAGAAGtgtggaagaagaaatgCTCTCATGGGTGGCGCCctttggatgatggtgtgcTTCTTCGTCTACTCGTTTGTTGGTCGCTTCAAGCTTGaccccatcaacccagcCAACACACCCACGGCCGGCAACGTCCTCATCGTGTTCTCTTGCCTGTTCATCGCCGCCTTCGCCACCACCTGGGGTCCTCTTGTCTGGGTCGTCACGGCCGAGCTCTACCCTGCCAAGTACCGCGCTCCTGCCATGGCCATTGCCACTGCCAGCAACTGGCTCTGGAACTTTTTGATGAGCTTCTTCACCCGCTTCATCACCGACTCGATCGGCTACCTGTACGGTCTCGTCTTCGCCGGCTGCTGCGCTGCCCTtgtcctcatcgtcttcttcttcttggtggaGAGCAAGGACCGCAgcttggaggagattgacaCCATGTACATGCTCCAcgtcaaccccatcaccagcgcCAAGTGGTCCGAGGACATGGTGCCCTCCAGTTCCGCCAGCGACGAGAAGCAGACTGCGCACATGGAGAAAAGCGACAAGCAAATCCCTTGA